In Pelotomaculum isophthalicicum JI, the following proteins share a genomic window:
- the yqfC gene encoding sporulation protein YqfC, with the protein MAWRDFKKKLKRQFSEFLELPGDVMLDLPKIVLIGNVQLQIENHHGIIEYTANTVRVAVGEGEVAIKGDNLTLRNLLPDELHIEGIIRSLSFD; encoded by the coding sequence ATGGCCTGGCGTGATTTTAAGAAGAAACTTAAGAGGCAGTTCTCAGAGTTTCTTGAATTACCCGGTGATGTGATGCTGGATCTGCCTAAAATTGTTCTAATCGGCAATGTTCAACTGCAAATTGAAAACCATCATGGGATTATAGAATATACCGCGAATACTGTTCGGGTAGCTGTCGGTGAGGGTGAGGTGGCAATTAAAGGGGACAATTTGACACTCCGTAATTTGCTGCCGGACGAGTTGCATATTGAAGGGATAATCCGGTCATTAAGCTTCGATTAA
- a CDS encoding diacylglycerol kinase — protein MIEIKMVVTVDVRNFLTSFFYAAAGIWHTLLTQRNMRVHFAAALLVLGLAVYLEVEAHDLLFLIFSITLVIMAEMFNTAVEAVVNLYTQTYHPLARVAKDVAAGAVLVAALNSIAVAYLVIYPRLSGK, from the coding sequence ATGATTGAAATAAAGATGGTGGTGACGGTGGATGTGCGAAATTTTTTAACAAGTTTTTTTTACGCCGCCGCGGGGATATGGCATACGTTGCTTACCCAGCGCAATATGCGGGTCCACTTTGCTGCCGCGCTGCTGGTGCTTGGACTGGCTGTATATCTGGAAGTAGAGGCCCATGACCTGCTTTTTTTGATATTCTCAATTACACTGGTGATCATGGCGGAAATGTTTAACACTGCGGTTGAAGCGGTTGTCAACCTTTACACGCAAACTTATCACCCTCTTGCCCGCGTTGCTAAAGATGTGGCGGCCGGCGCGGTGCTGGTTGCCGCCTTGAATTCAATCGCGGTGGCGTATTTAGTGATCTATCCCCGCCTGTCGGGAAAGTAA
- the cdd gene encoding cytidine deaminase, with product MDFPVEKLINAASAARERAYAPYSLFKVGAAILTVEGRYYTGCNIENASYGLSCCAERVALFKAVSNGERHFEAIAITAGTDQFCAPCGACRQVLTEFNPAMKVFMANSKGEFRMQTAAELLPAAFALMNLAAECAGHEQAAGGKTGVNIFEPVIR from the coding sequence ATGGATTTTCCGGTTGAAAAGCTGATTAACGCCGCCAGTGCGGCCCGGGAGAGAGCATATGCCCCTTATTCGCTTTTCAAGGTAGGCGCCGCCATACTGACTGTGGAAGGCCGTTATTATACCGGTTGCAATATCGAGAACGCGTCTTACGGCTTGTCTTGCTGCGCGGAACGGGTGGCTCTGTTCAAGGCCGTTTCCAACGGAGAGCGGCATTTTGAGGCCATCGCCATTACAGCCGGAACCGATCAATTCTGCGCGCCGTGCGGCGCTTGCCGCCAGGTGCTGACGGAGTTCAACCCGGCTATGAAAGTTTTTATGGCGAACAGCAAGGGTGAGTTCCGGATGCAAACCGCCGCTGAGCTTTTGCCCGCGGCCTTTGCCTTAATGAACCTTGCCGCGGAATGCGCCGGGCATGAGCAGGCGGCCGGCGGAAAAACCGGCGTGAATATATTTGAGCCGGTTATCCGGTAA
- a CDS encoding PhoH family protein has product MTEKFEARVELDDIGAAAEIFGKHDEHLVQVERTLGVQVVARGHALAITGEQEKVEQAKEILTQLNNFYQAGNHITAQEVGYAIKSAQGGLKNALESIAREVAMISARGKQIKPKTIGQQKYVEAIKNNDIVFAVGPAGTGKTYLAVVMAIKALRGKQVGRLVLTRPAVEAGEKLGFLPGDLQDKVDPYLRPFYDSLYDILGVENTQKYLERHIIEIAPLAYMRGRTLEDSFIILDEAQNTTPEQMKMFLTRLGFGSKAVITGDITQIDLPKGQVSGLVNAVKVLKEIKGLGIHVLTGDDIVRHPLVEEIIRAYEREQ; this is encoded by the coding sequence TTGACAGAAAAATTTGAAGCCAGGGTTGAACTGGATGATATTGGCGCCGCTGCCGAAATATTTGGAAAGCACGACGAACATCTGGTACAGGTTGAAAGGACTTTGGGCGTTCAAGTTGTGGCCCGGGGCCATGCTCTGGCAATAACCGGAGAGCAGGAGAAGGTAGAGCAAGCAAAGGAGATATTGACCCAGCTGAATAATTTTTATCAAGCGGGGAATCACATAACCGCCCAGGAGGTAGGTTACGCGATTAAATCGGCGCAAGGCGGCTTGAAAAACGCTCTGGAAAGTATAGCCAGAGAAGTGGCCATGATTTCCGCCAGAGGCAAACAGATAAAACCAAAAACAATCGGTCAGCAAAAATATGTTGAAGCCATAAAAAATAACGATATAGTTTTTGCCGTAGGCCCGGCCGGAACGGGCAAAACCTATCTGGCGGTGGTGATGGCGATCAAAGCGTTGCGCGGCAAACAAGTCGGGCGCCTTGTTTTGACCCGTCCGGCAGTAGAAGCCGGTGAGAAATTGGGGTTCTTGCCCGGTGATCTGCAAGATAAAGTTGACCCGTATCTAAGGCCGTTTTACGATAGCCTCTATGATATATTGGGAGTGGAAAATACTCAAAAATATCTTGAACGCCACATTATTGAAATTGCTCCCCTGGCTTACATGCGGGGCAGGACACTGGAGGATTCGTTTATTATCCTGGACGAGGCGCAGAACACCACTCCGGAACAGATGAAGATGTTTTTGACCCGTCTTGGCTTTGGCTCTAAGGCGGTAATAACCGGGGACATTACCCAGATTGACCTGCCGAAAGGTCAGGTTTCCGGCCTGGTTAACGCTGTTAAAGTTCTAAAGGAGATAAAAGGATTGGGCATCCATGTCCTCACTGGCGATGACATTGTACGGCACCCTCTGGTTGAAGAGATTATCAGGGCATATGAAAGAGAGCAATAG
- the rpsU gene encoding 30S ribosomal protein S21, translating into MAEVKVGKNETLDSALRRFKRSCQKAGVLAEARKHEHYEKPSVKRKKKSEAARKRRFH; encoded by the coding sequence GTGGCTGAAGTAAAAGTTGGTAAAAATGAAACACTTGACAGCGCCCTCCGGCGCTTCAAAAGGTCATGTCAGAAAGCCGGTGTATTGGCCGAAGCAAGAAAACATGAACATTATGAAAAACCTAGCGTTAAAAGGAAAAAGAAATCTGAAGCGGCTAGAAAACGGAGATTTCATTAA
- a CDS encoding histidine triad nucleotide-binding protein, with protein sequence MQDCIFCKIINKEIPAEVVYEDGYVMAFKDLKPEAPVHLLLIPKKHIPTFFDLEEEDAEIMGRIQIAAGRVIRELGLADRGFRLISNCGRDAEQIVMHIHYHLLAGRPLKWPPG encoded by the coding sequence GTGCAGGACTGCATTTTTTGTAAAATTATTAATAAGGAAATACCTGCGGAAGTTGTGTATGAAGACGGCTATGTCATGGCATTTAAGGATCTCAAGCCGGAGGCGCCTGTCCACCTGCTGTTGATTCCCAAAAAGCACATTCCCACCTTCTTTGACTTAGAAGAAGAAGACGCTGAGATAATGGGCCGGATTCAAATCGCCGCTGGCCGCGTTATCCGTGAATTAGGTCTTGCCGACCGTGGCTTCAGGCTGATCAGCAACTGCGGCCGTGATGCGGAACAAATTGTGATGCATATCCACTATCACCTCCTGGCAGGAAGACCGCTCAAATGGCCTCCAGGTTAG
- the ybeY gene encoding rRNA maturation RNase YbeY, whose product MSVFVSNLQEEVALDSTLTDFLITVIEEVVRGEGFGDEAEISIVFVNDSYINDLNLQYREIDSPTDVLSFSMLEGESLQREGEDEVLLGDVVISLQTAWRQAEEYGHSFRREVAYLAIHGVLHLLGYDHLREEDRRIMRKKEEEILQNLNIAG is encoded by the coding sequence GTGTCAGTATTCGTAAGCAACCTGCAGGAAGAGGTGGCGCTGGATAGTACTCTAACCGATTTTTTAATCACGGTTATTGAGGAGGTTGTCAGGGGTGAAGGATTCGGCGACGAAGCCGAGATAAGCATCGTCTTTGTTAACGACAGCTATATAAATGATTTAAATTTACAGTACCGCGAGATAGACAGTCCCACAGATGTTCTGTCTTTTTCCATGCTTGAAGGGGAGTCTCTCCAAAGGGAGGGAGAGGATGAAGTGCTGCTGGGCGACGTGGTAATTTCCCTGCAGACCGCCTGGCGGCAAGCGGAAGAATATGGACACAGCTTCCGGCGTGAAGTCGCTTACCTGGCGATACACGGTGTGTTGCACCTGCTTGGATATGACCATCTGAGAGAAGAAGACAGGCGGATTATGCGAAAAAAAGAGGAGGAAATACTCCAGAATTTGAATATCGCCGGATAA
- the recO gene encoding DNA repair protein RecO, with the protein MKLYKIEAVVLRARDSGNADKLLILYSREQGKIKVMAHGVSKPASRKRGATQLFSHSRFLMNRGRELDSVSQAEVIEMFSFLRDDLEKIVYASYIAELVDAITPEGEANTLLFELLLTTMNLMAAGDAELLTRSFEIRVVSLLGYRPLLEQCANCQGPVAGRPAFSPAIGGVLCETCRPADPAALAVNRGVLETLKLLLSWHPAKLNRLKIENSARSQIRSLLHAYIRYHLERDLKSTAFFDRFRQSQAGTKQAHV; encoded by the coding sequence ATGAAACTTTACAAGATTGAAGCCGTTGTCCTGCGAGCCAGGGATTCCGGCAACGCGGATAAACTATTGATTTTGTATTCCAGAGAACAGGGTAAAATAAAAGTAATGGCGCACGGCGTTTCCAAACCGGCAAGCCGTAAACGCGGCGCCACACAGCTTTTCTCACACTCCAGATTTTTGATGAACCGGGGTCGCGAGCTTGATTCGGTTAGTCAGGCTGAAGTTATCGAAATGTTTTCATTTCTTAGGGACGACTTGGAAAAAATAGTTTACGCCAGCTATATTGCTGAATTGGTGGATGCCATTACCCCGGAAGGGGAAGCCAACACGCTGCTTTTCGAACTTCTTCTTACCACCATGAACTTGATGGCCGCGGGGGATGCCGAACTATTGACGCGGTCTTTTGAGATTCGGGTAGTATCTTTACTGGGATACCGCCCTTTGTTGGAGCAGTGCGCCAACTGTCAGGGACCTGTGGCGGGGCGTCCGGCATTTAGCCCGGCGATAGGCGGGGTGCTTTGTGAGACTTGCAGGCCGGCGGATCCGGCCGCACTAGCTGTTAACAGGGGCGTGTTGGAGACTCTCAAGTTGCTCTTAAGCTGGCACCCGGCTAAATTGAACCGGCTTAAGATAGAGAATTCAGCCAGGAGCCAGATCAGGAGTTTGCTCCACGCGTATATACGGTATCACCTGGAGCGGGATTTAAAATCAACCGCTTTTTTTGACCGGTTTCGTCAGAGTCAGGCCGGAACAAAACAAGCTCATGTATAA
- the era gene encoding GTPase Era, which yields MEKEIDSFKSGFAALVGRTNVGKSTLLNRMIGRKIAIMSEKVQTTRNRILCVLTGKEYQIIFLDTPGIHKPKHKLGERLVQVALNTLNEVDIVLFLVEANQRPGPGDNYLIRQFADLSTPVALVINKIDLVKREELLPLIESYSRLYSFSEIIPVSALSGENTGHLLEVTISYLPAGPKYYPDDMVTDRPEEFILAELIREKVLSHTEQEVPHSVAVVIEEIQERPNNVMAIRAVIYAERETQKGILIGKGGQMLKKIGSQARADMEKLLGSKIYLEIRVKTKPDWRNKEAQLKNLGYYET from the coding sequence TTGGAAAAAGAAATTGACAGTTTCAAGTCAGGGTTCGCGGCACTGGTAGGCAGGACCAATGTAGGGAAATCAACTTTATTGAACAGAATGATCGGACGGAAAATAGCTATTATGTCCGAAAAGGTCCAGACGACGAGGAATAGGATACTTTGCGTACTGACCGGGAAAGAATACCAAATTATTTTTCTTGATACTCCGGGCATTCACAAGCCTAAGCATAAGTTGGGCGAGCGCCTGGTGCAGGTTGCTCTGAATACTTTGAATGAGGTCGACATTGTTCTTTTTCTGGTAGAGGCGAACCAGCGGCCCGGTCCCGGCGACAATTACCTGATCCGGCAATTTGCGGATTTATCAACTCCGGTGGCGCTGGTGATTAATAAGATTGACCTGGTTAAGCGGGAAGAATTGCTGCCTCTGATCGAAAGTTATTCCCGGTTATACAGTTTTTCTGAAATTATCCCTGTGTCGGCATTATCCGGGGAAAACACCGGACACTTGCTTGAAGTGACAATAAGCTACCTGCCGGCCGGTCCCAAGTATTACCCCGACGACATGGTTACCGACAGGCCTGAGGAATTCATCCTGGCTGAACTGATCAGAGAAAAGGTTTTAAGCCATACGGAACAGGAAGTGCCTCACTCGGTAGCCGTTGTAATAGAAGAAATTCAAGAGCGGCCCAATAATGTCATGGCGATCCGGGCGGTGATTTACGCGGAGAGAGAGACGCAGAAAGGAATTCTGATCGGCAAAGGAGGCCAGATGCTGAAAAAAATCGGCAGCCAGGCCCGCGCGGATATGGAAAAGCTGTTAGGTTCAAAAATATATCTCGAAATCCGGGTAAAGACGAAGCCGGACTGGCGAAACAAAGAAGCGCAGCTGAAAAACCTGGGGTACTATGAAACATAG
- the yqfD gene encoding sporulation protein YqfD: MFFKLVSYFIGYVTIIVTGKAPEKFINMAASRGIYLWDISRTGDNAFFLKVRLQAIKPLRHIARRTGCRYSIKSRRGLPFSIVKVRRRKALALGFIFFLGTLYFLSSFVWFIEVKGNERLTTAEVLYAAADSGLSRGVPKWKIKPEQMEARILERLPLVTWTGVYINGTRVTIEVAERVVPEEEDRRPSHIVASKAGLIKEVLVLNGNPLIKEGDTVAPGQVLISGEIPPLLEEPANQGEDKKPMEPPKVLRPAYYVHARGIVRARVWYEAYGEARIIESGYRLTGRSEKRVSLKYNSKEIILLNNEDIPFEHYEIETSVKKLPQWRNLDLPVELVTVKYLELVGYCDERSREDTCKAAGEAALDTVMKQLPRDAIVQGKWLKDVSANYDENVVRVKAVLETIEDIGKEKLFKP, translated from the coding sequence ATGTTTTTTAAACTGGTGTCATACTTCATTGGTTATGTTACAATAATAGTCACCGGTAAGGCTCCGGAAAAGTTTATCAACATGGCTGCGAGCAGGGGTATATACCTTTGGGATATTTCCAGAACAGGGGATAATGCTTTTTTTCTCAAGGTGCGGCTTCAAGCCATAAAACCTCTGCGACATATTGCCAGACGAACCGGTTGCCGCTACAGTATTAAGTCTAGAAGAGGACTTCCTTTCAGTATTGTCAAAGTACGGCGCAGAAAGGCGCTGGCGCTGGGTTTTATTTTCTTTCTGGGAACACTTTATTTTCTTTCTTCTTTTGTGTGGTTTATAGAAGTCAAGGGCAACGAACGGCTAACTACTGCGGAAGTGCTTTACGCCGCCGCTGATTCCGGTTTGTCCCGGGGAGTGCCGAAGTGGAAAATAAAGCCTGAGCAGATGGAAGCCCGGATTCTGGAAAGGCTTCCGCTTGTAACGTGGACAGGCGTATATATCAACGGCACGAGAGTGACGATTGAGGTCGCTGAACGAGTTGTGCCGGAGGAGGAGGATCGCAGGCCTTCTCACATTGTGGCTTCGAAAGCCGGCTTGATCAAAGAAGTGTTGGTTTTAAACGGAAACCCGCTGATTAAGGAGGGAGATACGGTTGCGCCAGGCCAGGTGCTTATTTCCGGTGAAATTCCACCCTTATTAGAAGAACCTGCCAATCAGGGAGAGGATAAAAAGCCGATGGAGCCGCCTAAAGTGCTCAGGCCGGCTTATTATGTCCATGCCAGGGGTATTGTCCGCGCCAGAGTCTGGTATGAGGCTTATGGTGAAGCGCGGATTATTGAGAGCGGTTACCGTTTGACCGGGAGATCTGAAAAGCGCGTCAGTTTAAAATATAATTCAAAAGAGATAATTCTATTGAATAATGAGGATATCCCTTTTGAACACTACGAGATAGAGACTTCTGTTAAAAAGCTTCCCCAATGGAGGAATCTTGACCTGCCCGTCGAACTAGTAACAGTAAAATATCTGGAGTTGGTCGGCTACTGTGATGAGCGCAGCCGGGAGGATACCTGCAAAGCTGCTGGAGAAGCGGCCTTGGATACTGTAATGAAGCAACTGCCCAGGGATGCTATTGTTCAAGGAAAGTGGCTGAAGGATGTCAGTGCCAATTATGATGAAAATGTTGTGCGGGTAAAGGCAGTTTTGGAAACTATTGAGGATATCGGCAAGGAAAAACTCTTTAAACCTTAA
- a CDS encoding DUF4342 domain-containing protein, protein MSELEKIDIIRTRLGVSYKEAKAALDAADGDVIKALINLEEKEHAAGGRFHGKGSDVLGQIKGLFDKKRGYRIKIKQGDRTVTEIPASLGALGLLGAMASSEIAVLGVLASVAGMANKYSLEIERAEDSDGDNVKCDAGENDI, encoded by the coding sequence ATGAGTGAGCTTGAAAAGATTGATATTATAAGAACCAGGCTGGGTGTAAGTTATAAAGAGGCCAAAGCCGCCCTGGACGCGGCGGACGGCGACGTCATTAAGGCGCTGATTAACCTTGAGGAGAAAGAACACGCGGCGGGCGGGCGCTTCCATGGGAAGGGAAGCGATGTTCTGGGGCAAATCAAAGGGTTGTTTGATAAAAAACGGGGTTACCGGATCAAAATTAAGCAGGGTGATCGAACAGTGACTGAAATTCCGGCTTCTCTGGGAGCGTTGGGATTATTGGGCGCCATGGCCAGCAGTGAAATAGCCGTTCTGGGGGTGCTGGCCTCGGTAGCGGGGATGGCTAATAAGTATTCACTGGAAATAGAGCGTGCCGAAGACTCCGACGGAGATAATGTAAAATGTGACGCCGGGGAAAACGATATTTAG
- the glyQ gene encoding glycine--tRNA ligase subunit alpha — protein sequence MNFQELIITLDHYWSNQNCIILQPYDVEKGAGTMNPATFLRALGPEPWRVAYVEPSRRPTDGRYGENPNRLQHYYQYQVILKPSPDDVQELYLASLKAIGIDPDEHDIRFVEDNWESPTLGAWGLGWEVWLDGMEITQFTYFQQCGGIDCRPVCAEITYGLERLATFIQGVDSVFDITWVGGISYRDVHHQGEVEHSHYNFELADTSMLFKLFDMYEQEALRIVEKGFVLPAYDQVLKCSHTFNLLDARGAISVTERTGFVARVRNLARACAQAYVEQREAMGYPLLKKEGA from the coding sequence ATGAACTTCCAGGAGTTAATCATCACCCTGGACCATTACTGGTCCAATCAGAACTGTATTATTTTGCAACCCTACGATGTGGAAAAAGGAGCGGGCACCATGAACCCGGCCACTTTTTTAAGAGCGCTGGGGCCGGAACCGTGGCGGGTCGCTTACGTGGAACCTTCCCGCAGGCCGACGGACGGGCGCTACGGTGAAAACCCGAACCGCTTGCAACACTATTACCAGTATCAGGTGATCTTAAAACCGTCCCCCGACGATGTGCAAGAGTTGTATCTGGCCAGTCTCAAAGCTATCGGCATCGATCCGGACGAGCATGACATACGCTTTGTGGAAGACAACTGGGAGTCGCCAACCCTGGGCGCGTGGGGGCTGGGCTGGGAAGTATGGCTGGATGGGATGGAGATCACCCAGTTTACATATTTTCAGCAGTGCGGCGGGATCGACTGCCGCCCGGTCTGCGCGGAAATTACCTACGGCCTGGAGCGGCTGGCCACGTTTATCCAGGGAGTGGACAGCGTGTTTGATATCACCTGGGTAGGCGGGATCAGTTACCGGGATGTGCACCACCAGGGGGAAGTGGAACATTCCCATTACAACTTTGAGCTGGCCGACACGTCAATGTTGTTCAAGCTGTTTGATATGTATGAGCAAGAAGCTCTAAGAATAGTGGAAAAAGGTTTTGTGCTTCCAGCTTATGATCAAGTGCTGAAATGTTCCCATACATTTAATTTGCTGGATGCGCGCGGCGCGATCAGCGTGACCGAACGCACCGGTTTTGTCGCCCGGGTGAGAAATCTGGCCCGCGCCTGCGCCCAGGCTTACGTGGAACAGCGGGAAGCGATGGGCTATCCGCTGCTGAAAAAGGAGGGGGCGTGA
- a CDS encoding HD family phosphohydrolase, with protein MLTISAVKSKVTAVLSLLAKQRKVRRGGAAILFLFLTTAIVSSGFINDKSNTIVGQVSPTTVKAEKSIVFEDKNKTAMERRQAAEKADKVYTVDPKVSIAVQKDISDLAKKLSDVQSDTGLDVAGKVAMLRSILPFAMQDAELSDLAHGTAKDTMLVESEVNNLVAEAMDGDGITQDGLEENKKSINNMIAGLRLSKVYEQFAKGAVDYYIRPNGFINYDLTRQKQEEAMASVSPVMVSIKEGEKIIGEGEILTEEHLAKLQALGLNRPKLHMTSVIGVLLLVVLLTVVVLVYLYQQNREIYEHPGHLYLLGIIVLLVLGVGKAIIAINVSRWPEFSAQFGYMVPLATAGMLIAILLDSRLAVLVVAVLSLMLGTMTDNQLRFGFVGIIGGITGVYSVSKLSQRGDLVRAGIYTSIANVVSILTVGLANNIQFGLLISSGIALGVANGILSSVLTNGALPFLESTFRLTSPVKLLEFSHPNNMLLKRLLTEAPGTYHHSIIVGNLAEAAADAVGSDSLMVRVGAYYHDIGKLKRPYFFIENQMDCENPHDKIGPSLSTLILTSHVKDGVELARESKLPQGIIDIIEQHHGNSLVSYFYHKALENDRTESVTEEEFRYEGPKPQTREAAIVMLADSVEAAVRSLQNRTPARVEGLVRKFVKDKLNDGQLDECDLTFKDLDIIAASFVRVLSGIFHSRVEYPDLSQEIERRKKRVSIRKQPAGRGGAG; from the coding sequence GTGCTTACTATTAGCGCGGTAAAAAGTAAAGTCACAGCCGTTCTGTCCCTGTTGGCCAAGCAACGTAAGGTGCGACGGGGCGGCGCGGCGATTTTGTTTTTATTTCTGACTACTGCGATCGTATCATCCGGCTTTATTAATGACAAATCCAACACGATCGTGGGGCAGGTGTCTCCAACAACTGTAAAGGCTGAAAAAAGCATCGTCTTTGAAGATAAAAACAAGACTGCTATGGAGCGCCGCCAGGCTGCCGAAAAAGCCGATAAGGTGTATACGGTAGACCCTAAAGTAAGTATCGCAGTCCAGAAAGATATTTCCGATCTGGCTAAAAAGCTGTCTGACGTGCAAAGCGATACTGGGCTGGACGTTGCCGGAAAAGTGGCCATGCTCCGTTCCATTCTTCCTTTTGCTATGCAAGATGCTGAGCTTAGCGATCTGGCGCATGGCACCGCCAAGGACACTATGCTGGTTGAATCCGAAGTAAACAACCTGGTGGCTGAGGCGATGGATGGAGACGGAATTACTCAGGACGGGCTGGAAGAAAATAAGAAATCCATCAACAATATGATTGCCGGGCTGCGCCTTTCCAAAGTATATGAACAATTTGCCAAGGGTGCTGTTGATTACTACATTCGACCCAACGGTTTTATCAACTATGATCTAACCAGGCAAAAGCAGGAAGAAGCTATGGCCTCCGTATCCCCGGTCATGGTTTCAATCAAGGAAGGGGAAAAAATTATCGGAGAAGGGGAAATACTAACAGAGGAACACCTTGCCAAGCTGCAGGCGCTGGGTCTAAACCGCCCCAAGTTGCATATGACTTCAGTCATCGGCGTACTGCTGCTGGTAGTGCTGCTCACGGTGGTTGTTCTCGTTTATCTTTATCAACAGAACAGGGAGATTTATGAGCATCCCGGACACTTGTATTTGCTTGGTATAATTGTCCTTTTGGTCCTGGGCGTCGGCAAAGCTATTATTGCCATTAATGTTAGCCGGTGGCCGGAGTTCAGCGCTCAGTTCGGTTATATGGTCCCTCTGGCCACGGCAGGGATGTTGATTGCCATACTGCTGGATTCCCGGCTGGCTGTGCTGGTGGTGGCAGTCTTAAGCCTGATGCTTGGAACAATGACGGACAATCAGCTCCGTTTTGGTTTTGTAGGTATAATCGGCGGGATCACGGGAGTATACAGTGTATCGAAATTGAGCCAGCGGGGAGACCTCGTCCGGGCCGGGATTTATACCAGCATTGCTAATGTGGTGTCTATATTGACGGTTGGTTTGGCCAACAATATCCAATTCGGCCTTTTGATTTCATCTGGCATAGCCCTCGGGGTTGCCAACGGCATTCTGTCGTCCGTATTAACTAATGGCGCTTTGCCTTTTTTAGAAAGTACATTCCGTCTTACCTCGCCGGTCAAACTTTTGGAATTCTCGCATCCTAACAACATGTTGTTAAAGAGGTTGTTAACCGAAGCGCCCGGTACTTATCACCACAGTATCATTGTGGGAAACTTGGCGGAGGCGGCCGCCGACGCGGTGGGCAGCGACTCGCTGATGGTGCGTGTAGGCGCTTATTACCATGATATCGGCAAACTCAAAAGACCATACTTTTTTATTGAAAACCAAATGGATTGTGAAAATCCGCATGATAAAATCGGACCCTCGTTAAGTACCTTGATTCTCACCTCCCACGTGAAAGACGGTGTGGAGCTGGCCAGGGAGAGTAAACTGCCTCAGGGGATTATTGATATTATTGAGCAGCATCATGGAAACAGTCTGGTTAGTTATTTCTATCATAAGGCTCTGGAGAATGACCGCACTGAAAGTGTTACCGAAGAAGAGTTCCGTTACGAAGGGCCTAAGCCGCAAACCAGAGAAGCCGCCATCGTGATGCTGGCAGACTCAGTGGAAGCGGCGGTTCGCTCGCTGCAGAACCGCACCCCGGCACGCGTCGAGGGTCTGGTGAGAAAATTCGTCAAGGATAAGCTGAATGACGGGCAGCTTGACGAGTGTGACTTGACTTTTAAAGATCTCGATATTATAGCGGCCTCATTTGTCCGCGTGCTATCGGGAATCTTTCACTCCCGGGTGGAATACCCGGATCTTTCACAGGAAATTGAAAGGAGAAAGAAGCGTGTCAGTATTCGTAAGCAACCTGCAGGAAGAGGTGGCGCTGGATAG